In the genome of Bacillota bacterium, the window TGGGGAAAATCTTAAGCCTTTAATAAGAAGGTTGCATGGAAGTGTAGAGCATAACGGAAAAATCCCGGCAAGGCTATCAAAAACTATGTCCATAACAAGGGAAATTGCCAGACTTAAGGAACTTTTGAATAAAGCTATTGAAAAGGAAGAATATGAAAAAGCAGCAGAGATAAGAGATAAAATAAAAAGCCTGGAGGTGGGGTTATAATGAACGGAAAAGTTAATATGATACCTGATCATGACGTTATAGTTAGCAGCAGGGTGAGACTTGCAAGGAATTTTAGCCAATACCCGTTTCCATCTAAAATGAATAGCAAACAGGCGGAAGAGATTATTGGGAATGTTAAGGACGCTATTTTAAATTATTACGATGCAGAAATAGGAAACTTATTGTTTGTAGATATAGGAAGTTTGGGAAATATTGACAAACAAATGTTGGTAGAAAAGCACCTCATAAGCCCGGATTTAGCAGCCAGTACCAAAAGAAGTGCAGCCATTATAAGCAAAAATGAAAATATAAGTATAATGATTAATGAAGAAGACCACCTGAGGATACAAGTCCTTTTTCCAGGCATGCAAATAGACAATGCATGGAAACTTTGCGATAAAATAGACGATATTCTTGATAAAAAGATTGAATTTGCCTACAGCAATGTTTATGGTTATTTGACATGCTGCCCCACAAATCTGGGTACCGGAATAAGGGCATCGGTCATGCTTCATCTGCCTGCATTGGTTATGACAGGGTATATAAGGAATATTCTTGAAGCATGCGGTAAACTGAATATAGCAGTTAGAGGAATGTATGGAGAGCATAGTGAAGCAATAGGAAATATGTTTCAGATGTCAAACCAGATTACCCTTGGGCAGACGGAAGAGGAAATAATATCAAGCATTAAAAATATAGCAACACAGATAGTGGAGCAGGAAAAGGCATTAAGAAATGAGTTATATAGACAAAATACAATTAAATTTGAAGACAAAATATACCGTTCCTTTGGAATCCTTGCAAATGCCAGGACCATATCTACAGAGGAAAGCTTAAGATTAATTTCTGATGTGAGATTGGGCATAGATTTGGGAATAATTAAAGATATAAATACTGATACATTAAATGAAATAATGCTATCAATACAGCCGGCCTGTCTCCAGAAGCTTTTGGGAAGGCCGTTAGACTCGAACGAAAGAGATATAAGAAGGGCAGAGTTAATAAGGATGAAGCTTAAGAAGAGTTAATATGAAAAGCGTGATAAGCGTCGCATTGCGTTGTCAGACTTCGGGCGCAAAAATCCTCACATATACCCACATATGCTCCGGTTTTTGCGCCTCGTCTTCCTAGCACTGCTCGCTTCTGACGCTTTTCATTGATATTTGTGAACGGAGGTCATGGGAGTTAATATGATGAATATTTACAGATGAAAGGAGAGGAAAAAAATGTTTGGACGTTTTACTGAAAGGGCAGAAAAAGCATTAGCCTACTCACAGGAAAGTGCAATGGAGTTAGGCCATAACTATGTAGGTACTGAACACCTTCTTTTAGGGCTTGTTAAAGAAGGAAGCGGCGTAGCTGCACGTGTCCTTCAAAGCCAGGGTGTTACTGAGGGTAAGATATTGAGGGAGATAGAACAACTGGTTGGAAGAGGAGAAAAGACCGGCCAACAGCCTCTTGGATTTACTCCAAGGACAAAGAGGGTTTTGGAATTAAGCTTTAAAGAGGCCAGAAAAATGAACCAGAACTATATAGGTACTGAGCATCTTCTTCTTGGCATAATGAGAGAAGGAGAGAGTGTTGCAGTAAGAATTTTAATGGATTTAGGTGTAGACCCGCAGAAACTTTTATCTGAAATTGTAAGGATTTTGAATGAAGAAACTCCCGGTTCTGTTGGCGCACAAAGAAA includes:
- a CDS encoding protein arginine kinase, with product MNGKVNMIPDHDVIVSSRVRLARNFSQYPFPSKMNSKQAEEIIGNVKDAILNYYDAEIGNLLFVDIGSLGNIDKQMLVEKHLISPDLAASTKRSAAIISKNENISIMINEEDHLRIQVLFPGMQIDNAWKLCDKIDDILDKKIEFAYSNVYGYLTCCPTNLGTGIRASVMLHLPALVMTGYIRNILEACGKLNIAVRGMYGEHSEAIGNMFQMSNQITLGQTEEEIISSIKNIATQIVEQEKALRNELYRQNTIKFEDKIYRSFGILANARTISTEESLRLISDVRLGIDLGIIKDINTDTLNEIMLSIQPACLQKLLGRPLDSNERDIRRAELIRMKLKKS